A genome region from Coturnix japonica isolate 7356 chromosome 13, Coturnix japonica 2.1, whole genome shotgun sequence includes the following:
- the DDX41 gene encoding probable ATP-dependent RNA helicase DDX41, with protein MEPGAERKRQREEAADGSDMSGEDDEDYVPYVPVKQRKQQMLQKLLQMRRKVVAEEEQRDSGSEQRGDEDDIPLGPQSNISLLDQHQHLKEKAEARKESAKEKQLKEEEKILESVAEGRALMSVKEMAKGITYDDPIKTSWRAPRYILAMSEARHDRVRKKYHILVEGEGIPPPIKSFKEMKFPAAILRGLKKKGIQQPTPIQIQGIPTILSGRDMIGIAFTGSGKTLVFTLPVIMFCLEQEKRLPFSKREGPYGLIICPSRELARQTHGIIEYYCRLLQEDSLPPLRCALCIGGMSVKEQMETIKHGVHMMVATPGRLMDLLQKKMVSLDICRYLALDEADRMIDMGFEGDIRTIFSYFKGQRQTLLFSATMPKKIQNFAKSALVKPITINVGRAGAASLDVVQEVEYVKEEAKMVYLLECLQKTPPPVLIFAEKKADVDAIHEYLLLKGVEAVAIHGGKDQEERTKAIEAFRDGKKDVLVATDVASKGLDFPAIQHVINYDMPEEIENYVHRIGRTGRSGNTGIATTFINKACDESVLMDLKALLLEAKQKVPPVLQVLHCGDETMLDIGGERGCAFCGGLGHRITDCPKLEAMQTKQVSNIGRKDYLAHSSMDF; from the exons GTGCCGGTGAAGCAGCGCAAGCAGCAGATG ctgcagaagctgctgcagatgcGGCGCAAGGTGGTGGCGGAGGAGGAACAGCGCGACAGCGGCAGCGAACAGCGAGGGGACGAGGATGACATCCCGCTGGGACCGCAATCCAACATCAGCCTGTTGGaccagcaccagcacctcaAGGAGAAGGCCGAGG CACGGAAGGAGTCGGCCAAGGAGAAAcagctgaaggaggaggagaagatCCTGGAGAGCGTGGCAGAGGGACGAG ctttGATGTCAGTGAAGGAGATGGCGAAAGGCATTACATATGATGATCCGATTAAAACCAG CTGGAGAGCACCTCGTTACATCCTGGCCATGTCAGAGGCTCGGCACGATCGCGTGCGTAAGAAGTACCACATCCTTGTAGAGGGAGAAGGCATCCCACCTCCCATCAAGAGCTTCAAGGAGATGAAGTTTCCAGCAG CGATCCTGAGgggactgaagaaaaaaggaatccAGCAGCCAACACCTATACAGATTCAAGGCATCCCCACAAT CCTCTCAGGAAGGGATATGATTGGCATTGCCTTCACTGGTTCTGGGAAGACTTTGGTGTTCACCCTTCCAGTTATCATGTTCTGCCTGGAGCAAGAGAAAAGACTGCCATTCTCTAAGCGAGAGGGACCCTATGGACTCATCATCTGTCCTTCT cgAGAGCTGGCCCGGCAGACCCATGGCATCATTGAGTACTACTGTCGCCTGCTGCAGGAAGACAGTCTGCCCCCACTGCGCTGTGCCCTCTGCATTGGGGGAATGTCTGTTAAGGAGCAGATGGAGACAATTAAACA TGGTGTGCACATGATGGTGGCAACCCCTGGCCGCCTCATGGACCTGCTGCAGAAGAAGATGGTGAGCCTGGACATCTGCCGCTATTTGGCCTTGGATGAGGCTGACAGGATGATTGATATGGGCTTTGAGGGGGATATCCGCACCATCTTCTCCTACTTCAAG GGCCAGCGACAGACCCTTCTCTTCAGTGCAACGATGCCTAAAAAGATCCAGAACTTTGCTAAGAGTGCCCTGGTGAAGCCTATCACCATTAATGTTGGGCGAGCAGGTGCTGCCAGCCTGGATGTTGTGCAG GAAGTGGAGTATGTGAAAGAGGAGGCCAAGATGGTGTACCTCCTCGAGTGCCTGCAGAAAACCCCACCTCCT GTGCTGATCTTTGcggagaagaaagcagatgttGATGCGATCCACGAGTACCTTCTGCTCAAGGGAGTGGAAGCTGTGGCCATCCATGGAGGCAAAG ATCAGGAGGAACGGACAAAAGCCATTGAGGCCTTCCGAGATGGGAAGAAGGATGTTCTGGTTGCCACTGATGTTGCTTCTAAGGGCCTGGACTTCCCTGCCATCCAGCACGTCATCAACTATGATATGCCAGAGGAGATTGAGAACTACG ttcaCCGTATCGGGCGTACAGGTCGCTCAGGCAACACTGGTATTGCCACCACCTTCATCAACAAAGCCTGCG ATGAGTCAGTGCTCATGGACTTGAAGGCTCTGCTCCTGGAGGCGAAGCAGAAGGTGCCTCCTGTGCTCCAGGTGCTGCACTGTGGGGATGAGACCATGCTGGACATCGGAG GTGAGCGGGGCTGTGCCTTCTGTGGTGGCCTGGGCCATCGCATCACTGACTGCCCTAAGCTGGAGGCGATGCAGACCAAGCAAGTCAGCAATATTGGCCGCAAGGACTACCTAGCCCACAGCTCTATGGACTTCTAg